The Dehalococcoidia bacterium genome includes a region encoding these proteins:
- a CDS encoding DUF3560 domain-containing protein, producing the protein MTRRERLEARLEKRQDWAGKAKARSDAAFGTAHRIADGIPFGQPILVGHHSERHARRDADRIHNSMSKGCEEAHLAEHHEQKAEGLEHQLKTSIFSDDDDSIEALEARISERETQAARYVELNKAWRKSKGDVAAYAKLAGISEEAAQKTADMIATAYSWEKQPIPGYSLTNLRATIRKDKERIEMIKNQKARTEKAEQSGGVVIEGETYVRVTFAEKPDYEVIKALKDAEFHWGAGSWHGVRAKLPAELLQPA; encoded by the coding sequence ATGACTAGGCGAGAACGATTGGAAGCAAGGTTGGAGAAACGGCAAGACTGGGCGGGTAAGGCGAAAGCGAGATCAGATGCGGCATTCGGGACCGCCCACCGGATCGCCGACGGCATCCCGTTCGGACAACCAATTTTGGTTGGGCATCATTCCGAGAGGCATGCCCGGAGAGACGCCGACCGAATCCACAACAGCATGTCGAAGGGTTGTGAGGAAGCTCATCTTGCAGAACACCATGAGCAGAAGGCCGAAGGTTTGGAGCACCAGCTAAAGACCAGCATTTTCAGCGACGACGATGACAGCATCGAAGCCCTGGAAGCCCGGATATCGGAAAGGGAGACCCAGGCGGCCCGGTATGTCGAACTGAACAAGGCATGGCGCAAATCGAAGGGCGATGTTGCTGCATATGCGAAGCTGGCCGGAATTTCAGAGGAAGCTGCGCAGAAGACGGCTGATATGATTGCGACAGCCTACTCTTGGGAAAAGCAACCGATCCCCGGCTACTCGCTCACCAATCTCAGGGCAACTATCCGCAAGGACAAAGAGCGGATTGAGATGATCAAGAATCAGAAGGCCAGGACAGAGAAGGCGGAGCAATCCGGCGGGGTCGTGATAGAGGGCGAGACATACGTCCGGGTGACGTTTGCTGAGAAGCCAGATTATGAAGTTATCAAAGCGCTCAAAGATGCGGAATTTCATTGGGGTGCGGGTAGCTGGCACGGCGTAAGGGCCAAACTTCCAGCCGAGTTATTGCAGCCCGCCTAA
- a CDS encoding nucleoside triphosphate pyrophosphohydrolase family protein, translated as MSTNWQADVRAYHEKFGVLVQNLPQLPPEEVLKLRASLIKGRAGETIGALESGALADIATGLAHLVYVALGTAVSCGIDLDPIWELVHEANMRGVGDRELPDITGEILLQIKVGQEVFACRYR; from the coding sequence ATGTCCACTAACTGGCAGGCGGATGTCAGGGCTTATCATGAGAAGTTCGGGGTGTTGGTTCAGAACTTACCCCAGTTGCCACCAGAGGAAGTCCTGAAGCTTCGAGCTAGCCTGATAAAGGGAAGAGCGGGGGAGACTATCGGCGCTCTGGAATCCGGCGCTTTGGCGGATATCGCCACCGGTCTCGCCCATTTAGTCTATGTTGCCCTGGGTACGGCGGTGAGTTGTGGCATCGATCTTGATCCCATATGGGAACTGGTGCATGAAGCCAACATGCGCGGGGTCGGTGACCGCGAACTGCCGGATATTACTGGCGAGATACTGCTGCAGATAAAAGTTGGACAGGAGGTGTTCGCGTGCCGTTACAGGTGA
- a CDS encoding ASCH domain-containing protein: protein MKALSIKQPWAYLICAGYKDIENRDWPTNFRGRIYVHAGKSLDDKGWEFIERRMKPEVWSQMWTMDFIGSLPRGAIIGEVDIVDCVTESESPWFVGRYGFVLTNPVLYEKPIPYRGRLGLFEINL, encoded by the coding sequence ATGAAAGCACTCAGCATCAAACAGCCGTGGGCATATCTCATTTGTGCAGGCTACAAGGACATTGAGAATCGGGACTGGCCGACCAACTTCCGAGGGCGCATCTATGTTCATGCGGGCAAATCACTGGATGATAAAGGCTGGGAGTTTATCGAGCGCCGTATGAAACCGGAGGTGTGGTCGCAGATGTGGACAATGGATTTCATTGGGAGCCTGCCCAGAGGGGCCATCATCGGAGAAGTGGACATCGTTGACTGCGTGACTGAGAGCGAATCCCCCTGGTTCGTTGGCCGGTACGGGTTTGTGCTTACCAACCCGGTTCTGTACGAGAAGCCCATTCCTTACAGGGGCCGTTTGGGATTATTTGAAATCAACCTATGA
- a CDS encoding recombinase RecT, which produces MTGQTQTPEKPTVAVAKTDAERFTNTVIREFSGTVGKGVQMTAYQQRLAQHLFLKVDATLKELEAKRLVKNQQGTPIVWNNVNLNKLAIDAVHRVDLGLDALIPNHIHPIPYFNTKLSKYDLDLRIGYVGKDYYRRKVAREQPINIIYELVHESDKFTAIKKGLKHDQDSYEFEIVNPFDRGKVVGGFGYIMYEDPKKNVLVVIGPKQFNRSKTAAKTNDFWEHDEEAMQFKTLVHRVTDKLAVDPERANESYYKVEAEEAEADEGIIDAEIVDKANQGPVIGAQPGADSGNENQKKDEKKAEPSWA; this is translated from the coding sequence ATGACAGGACAGACACAGACACCAGAGAAACCGACCGTGGCAGTGGCGAAGACCGATGCAGAGAGGTTCACGAACACGGTGATTCGTGAGTTCTCTGGCACAGTAGGGAAAGGGGTTCAGATGACCGCCTACCAGCAAAGACTGGCGCAGCATCTATTCCTGAAGGTGGACGCCACGCTGAAGGAACTGGAGGCCAAGAGGTTGGTCAAGAATCAGCAAGGAACGCCTATTGTTTGGAACAACGTCAACCTGAATAAATTGGCCATCGATGCAGTGCATCGCGTGGATCTGGGTCTCGATGCGCTCATCCCGAACCATATTCACCCGATCCCGTATTTTAACACGAAACTGTCCAAATACGACCTCGATCTGAGGATCGGGTATGTCGGCAAGGACTACTACCGGCGCAAGGTCGCCCGGGAGCAGCCCATCAATATCATCTATGAATTGGTTCATGAGAGCGATAAATTTACGGCGATCAAAAAGGGCCTGAAACATGACCAAGACTCCTACGAGTTCGAGATAGTCAATCCATTTGATCGCGGTAAGGTTGTCGGAGGATTCGGGTACATCATGTACGAAGACCCGAAGAAAAATGTACTGGTCGTCATCGGTCCGAAGCAGTTCAATCGTTCCAAGACAGCCGCAAAGACCAACGATTTCTGGGAGCATGACGAAGAGGCCATGCAGTTCAAGACGTTGGTTCATAGGGTGACGGACAAATTGGCCGTCGATCCTGAAAGAGCCAACGAAAGCTACTACAAAGTGGAAGCGGAGGAAGCCGAGGCAGATGAAGGGATCATCGATGCCGAGATCGTTGACAAGGCTAACCAAGGACCGGTGATCGGTGCTCAGCCGGGTGCGGATTCAGGCAACGAAAACCAGAAGAAGGACGAGAAGAAAGCAGAGCCTTCCTGGGCTTAG
- a CDS encoding MBL fold metallo-hydrolase, whose amino-acid sequence MIDIKVLASGSTGNCYRISDGKIPLLIEAGIPIDRIRKGVDFKLSEIQGCLISHAHMDHAKAAKKLMDAGIDCYMSKETAEALKVSGHRLHVLDPNQMHTNIGPWAVISFETEHDAEGSLGFLIMHGDEKILFLTDTAYTRYRFNGLTRIMIECNFDEDIIRENVASGVLHQSLKSRIYANHMSIDRVLDFLKANDLSQCREIWLLHLSDSNSDAEAFKRRVQEATGKIVRVA is encoded by the coding sequence ATGATTGATATCAAGGTGCTCGCCTCCGGTTCTACCGGTAACTGCTATCGGATTTCCGATGGCAAAATCCCTCTTCTCATCGAGGCCGGCATTCCGATTGACCGGATCCGCAAAGGCGTAGACTTCAAGCTCTCCGAGATTCAAGGGTGCCTAATCAGCCATGCTCACATGGACCACGCAAAGGCAGCCAAGAAGCTTATGGATGCCGGGATTGACTGTTATATGAGCAAAGAGACGGCCGAGGCGTTGAAGGTATCAGGCCATCGATTGCACGTGCTTGATCCAAACCAGATGCATACCAACATCGGGCCATGGGCGGTGATCTCGTTTGAGACCGAGCACGACGCGGAGGGCTCGCTGGGATTTCTGATTATGCACGGCGACGAGAAGATACTGTTCTTGACTGACACCGCATACACCAGATATCGATTCAATGGCCTGACGAGGATCATGATCGAGTGCAATTTCGATGAGGACATCATCCGCGAGAACGTGGCCAGCGGGGTGCTTCATCAATCGCTGAAGAGCAGAATTTACGCCAACCACATGAGCATCGATCGGGTGCTCGACTTCCTGAAGGCCAACGATCTGAGCCAATGCAGGGAGATATGGTTGCTTCACCTCAGCGATTCCAACAGCGATGCGGAGGCCTTTAAGAGAAGGGTCCAAGAGGCCACTGGCAAGATTGTGAGGGTGGCATGA
- a CDS encoding ParB/RepB/Spo0J family partition protein, with the protein MFLIQNVEIAKIQPDPNQPRKAFDRDGIEELKTSLQHNGLLQPIIIRPLNGSGCYRLIAGERRWRAMTELQWETTPAIVRADVDDLTAAKLQLLENITRRDLNPVEEARAYRRFIDEGMEIKEVAQTVGKRPADVQWYIDMLSARDDILQMCATRQISPSVCWHLARLSSNGQMKAIREMTAKNLSASEISMLCQLIFAEEHQMDMFSETKLTDSQIDTARKVKSALDKACQAVQELLKIEEKTPGVIGTVMATEIESTMEKTRLLRTHLGKLQNALQRKQVACLL; encoded by the coding sequence GTGTTTCTGATTCAGAACGTAGAGATCGCTAAGATTCAGCCGGATCCCAATCAACCCAGAAAGGCGTTTGACCGGGACGGCATTGAGGAGTTGAAGACCAGTCTCCAGCACAACGGTCTTCTGCAGCCGATCATAATCAGGCCGCTTAACGGAAGTGGATGCTATCGACTGATCGCCGGTGAGCGCCGATGGAGGGCGATGACCGAGCTGCAATGGGAGACAACGCCGGCCATCGTCCGGGCTGACGTGGATGATCTCACCGCGGCCAAGCTCCAGCTTTTGGAGAACATCACCCGGCGGGATCTGAACCCGGTCGAAGAGGCCCGGGCTTATCGGCGGTTCATCGATGAGGGGATGGAGATCAAAGAGGTAGCCCAAACGGTCGGGAAGAGGCCAGCGGATGTCCAGTGGTACATCGATATGCTCAGCGCTAGGGACGACATTCTTCAGATGTGTGCCACACGGCAGATATCGCCGTCCGTATGCTGGCACCTTGCAAGGTTATCTTCCAATGGTCAGATGAAGGCTATCAGGGAGATGACCGCGAAGAACCTATCAGCATCCGAGATATCGATGCTTTGCCAGCTCATCTTCGCGGAAGAGCACCAGATGGATATGTTTTCTGAGACGAAATTGACCGACAGCCAGATCGATACGGCGCGGAAGGTCAAGAGCGCTTTGGACAAGGCATGTCAGGCGGTGCAGGAGTTGCTCAAGATCGAGGAGAAGACCCCGGGCGTAATCGGCACAGTGATGGCGACAGAGATTGAATCGACCATGGAAAAAACCAGGCTACTCCGTACACATCTTGGGAAGCTTCAGAATGCTTTACAGAGAAAACAGGTAGCGTGCCTATTATGA
- a CDS encoding DEAD/DEAH box helicase, translating into MSYTLRPYQERAVQTSVKYLQGPYSSNGIIVLPTGSGKSLVIANIIKELGDPTLVFQPSKEILEQNHAKMESYGFSAGIYSASLGRKQLYPITFATIGSVRKHPEMFKAFRYILIDECHLVNSKGGMYRDFLKACEASRVLGLTATPYRLVTDGFGGSILKFLTRTRPRIFTDVVYYVNNRYLFDSGFLAKLRYINTNGFDRTQLRLNTTGADYDDKTLKSYYKGINFPDHVLNKTRAVLQERRNALVFTRFIEEAEYVASRLPGCAIVTGETPKRERERIISGFRSGEIRAVANVGVLTTGFDYPELETVILARPTMSLALYYQMIGRGIRIHPDKIDTLVVDMCGNVPTFGPIEDLKLVNGGNGKWFVSNQGKQLTNVYFGR; encoded by the coding sequence ATGTCCTACACGCTGCGCCCCTACCAAGAGCGAGCTGTGCAGACGTCGGTCAAGTATCTCCAAGGGCCGTACAGTAGCAATGGCATCATAGTGCTCCCAACGGGATCGGGAAAGAGCCTGGTGATTGCCAACATCATCAAAGAGCTTGGAGACCCGACTCTTGTATTCCAGCCATCCAAAGAGATACTTGAGCAGAATCACGCCAAGATGGAGAGCTACGGATTCTCCGCCGGCATCTATTCAGCTTCTCTGGGGAGGAAGCAACTCTACCCGATCACGTTTGCAACCATCGGGAGTGTCCGAAAGCATCCTGAAATGTTCAAGGCTTTTCGGTACATCCTCATCGACGAGTGCCACCTGGTCAACTCAAAGGGAGGCATGTACCGCGATTTCCTGAAGGCATGTGAAGCATCGAGAGTTTTAGGGTTGACCGCCACGCCTTATCGGCTGGTGACAGATGGATTCGGCGGATCAATCCTCAAGTTCCTGACGCGCACCCGACCGAGAATATTCACCGATGTGGTGTACTACGTCAATAACCGGTATCTGTTTGATTCTGGTTTTCTGGCCAAGCTCCGGTATATCAACACAAACGGCTTTGACCGCACACAGCTCCGGCTTAATACCACCGGGGCGGACTATGATGACAAGACTTTGAAGTCTTATTACAAGGGCATTAACTTCCCGGATCATGTTCTGAATAAGACCAGAGCGGTCCTCCAGGAAAGGCGCAACGCTTTGGTCTTCACCCGCTTTATTGAGGAAGCGGAATATGTGGCGAGTCGCCTACCCGGCTGCGCCATCGTCACTGGAGAAACGCCCAAGCGGGAGCGGGAACGCATTATCAGCGGCTTCAGATCAGGTGAAATAAGGGCCGTAGCCAATGTCGGCGTGCTGACCACCGGCTTTGATTACCCGGAATTGGAGACGGTCATCCTGGCGCGTCCGACTATGAGCCTTGCACTGTACTACCAGATGATCGGGCGAGGCATCAGGATACACCCGGATAAGATCGATACGCTGGTAGTGGACATGTGCGGCAATGTCCCGACATTTGGACCGATCGAAGACCTGAAGTTGGTCAATGGCGGCAACGGGAAATGGTTCGTTTCAAATCAAGGTAAGCAGCTTACGAATGTCTATTTCGGAAGATGA
- a CDS encoding DUF5131 family protein, translated as MMKAAIESGKYWDRAWSLVDGCTKVSPGCEHCWLDRMHRLRGVEPGTVKFQNDRLKAPLKRKKPTIYSIWSDLLHEEVPINCLEDALAVITQCPQHQFLLLTKREDRLKLLTKDRLRISRTDTWPINNLWLGVTAENQEQADKRIPELLRTPAAHRFVSIEPMLGEVDLNSVMGMLYPFPTGWQKLDWVVAGAETGPKRRPCKIEWIRSIRDQCQAAGVPLWIKGISGAICEQKCGYGIYSDHCWNCKLKNKVSHDMAEWPEELRIRQRPEMKP; from the coding sequence ATGATGAAAGCAGCAATCGAGTCTGGGAAATACTGGGACCGGGCATGGTCGCTGGTAGATGGATGCACCAAAGTTAGTCCCGGGTGCGAGCATTGCTGGCTAGACAGGATGCACCGATTGAGAGGAGTTGAGCCGGGGACCGTGAAGTTCCAAAACGATCGTCTGAAGGCACCTTTGAAGCGCAAAAAGCCGACGATTTATTCAATCTGGAGTGATCTTCTCCATGAGGAAGTGCCGATCAACTGCCTAGAGGACGCGCTGGCCGTCATAACGCAGTGCCCTCAACATCAGTTCCTGCTGCTGACCAAAAGGGAAGACCGCCTCAAGTTGCTGACCAAGGACCGGCTGAGAATTTCCCGAACGGACACTTGGCCGATCAATAATCTGTGGCTTGGGGTAACTGCCGAGAATCAAGAACAAGCGGACAAGCGGATACCAGAGCTTCTCCGGACGCCAGCAGCGCATCGGTTTGTGAGTATTGAGCCGATGTTGGGTGAGGTTGATCTGAATTCTGTCATGGGGATGCTTTATCCTTTCCCGACCGGATGGCAAAAACTCGATTGGGTTGTCGCCGGAGCCGAGACAGGCCCGAAGCGCAGGCCCTGCAAGATCGAGTGGATCAGGAGTATCAGGGATCAGTGCCAAGCGGCGGGCGTGCCGCTGTGGATCAAAGGAATATCCGGCGCGATCTGTGAGCAAAAATGTGGGTATGGTATATATTCTGACCATTGCTGGAACTGCAAACTAAAGAACAAGGTTTCTCACGACATGGCCGAATGGCCGGAAGAATTGAGAATCAGACAGAGGCCGGAGATGAAACCATGA
- a CDS encoding ParB/RepB/Spo0J family partition protein gives METRIVKINPNDLKLLELNARYMRHEAFQRLVANIRDDAALTSVPFACREEDGKYLVLSGNHRVKAAIAAGLDEIPVMVTDEQLSRDRKIAIQLSHNAIAGEDDPAILKELYESIGQVDFKVYAGLDDKTLELLDKVSIESFSEPHLKYQTITMLFLPDELEEARKTFEEVKALLSGNTEVWVTRWSEYDKWLDILEATGASYGIKNVATTVMVMMDLSRNHITDLQQGYLYPNGEPIHNGWIPMETLFGQSKIPAQAAAVVKRAIDKMVGAGDIEQTNLWQAIEYLAADYLSKA, from the coding sequence GTGGAAACCCGGATAGTCAAGATCAATCCTAATGACCTCAAGTTGCTCGAACTCAATGCCCGGTATATGAGACACGAGGCGTTTCAGCGCCTGGTGGCCAATATCCGTGATGATGCCGCGTTGACCTCCGTGCCATTTGCCTGTCGGGAAGAGGACGGGAAATATCTGGTGCTCTCCGGAAACCATCGCGTCAAGGCGGCAATCGCAGCGGGGCTCGATGAAATCCCTGTCATGGTGACCGATGAACAATTGTCCCGCGATCGAAAGATCGCCATCCAGCTCAGCCACAACGCGATCGCCGGGGAGGATGATCCAGCCATCTTGAAGGAGCTTTATGAGTCTATCGGTCAGGTGGACTTCAAGGTCTATGCCGGCCTCGATGATAAAACCCTGGAGTTACTGGACAAGGTGAGCATCGAGTCATTCAGCGAGCCTCATCTGAAGTACCAGACGATCACGATGCTTTTCCTTCCGGACGAACTCGAAGAGGCCCGAAAGACGTTTGAGGAAGTCAAGGCGCTTCTGAGCGGCAATACTGAGGTCTGGGTCACGCGCTGGTCTGAGTATGACAAATGGCTCGATATCTTGGAGGCCACTGGCGCATCGTATGGCATCAAGAATGTGGCGACCACTGTCATGGTCATGATGGATCTGTCCAGAAACCATATCACCGACTTGCAGCAAGGCTATCTCTATCCCAACGGTGAGCCTATACACAACGGCTGGATTCCGATGGAGACCTTGTTCGGGCAATCGAAGATCCCGGCGCAGGCCGCGGCTGTGGTCAAAAGGGCCATCGACAAGATGGTGGGTGCAGGAGATATTGAGCAGACGAACTTGTGGCAGGCCATTGAATACTTGGCTGCTGATTACCTGAGCAAGGCATGA
- a CDS encoding replication protein: protein MASPQVENGHTDIANEIVDAMCRVNLTQYESRVLWFIFRKTYGYHKTVDCISYTQFEKGTMLNRWHVARALGLLRMRNMITILKEGQGIQYGFQKDYDSWTPLPHGVTNHDPKPLPNGVMEPLPDGATVGEPPLPDGVIASLPNGVMVEQGEVLPDGVIADDKPLPNGVTKPLPHGVNTKEKKENTTSKEIDCGNHPILGELLKLSGWGSSQLANDVEWLSEFLSEYPEFRESHIRACRDYHSGKRRHTKSQWKSRLRNWMKNERIFSQGGGNGDKRQPVRANQGADRERPRPGHPDYRGG, encoded by the coding sequence ATGGCCAGTCCGCAAGTTGAGAACGGGCACACCGACATAGCAAATGAAATTGTAGATGCTATGTGCAGAGTGAATTTGACGCAATACGAAAGTCGAGTGCTGTGGTTCATCTTTCGGAAAACGTATGGCTACCACAAGACCGTAGATTGCATCAGTTACACCCAGTTCGAGAAGGGCACAATGCTGAATCGCTGGCATGTCGCCAGGGCTCTCGGCCTCCTGAGAATGCGTAACATGATAACCATTTTGAAAGAAGGTCAGGGTATCCAGTATGGGTTTCAGAAAGACTATGACTCATGGACACCGTTACCCCATGGGGTAACGAATCATGATCCCAAACCGTTACCTAACGGGGTAATGGAACCATTACCTGACGGGGCAACAGTTGGTGAGCCACCATTACCTGACGGGGTAATAGCATCGTTACCTAACGGGGTAATGGTGGAGCAAGGGGAAGTGTTACCTGACGGGGTAATAGCTGATGACAAACCGTTACCTAACGGGGTAACGAAACCGTTACCCCACGGGGTAAACACAAAAGAAAAGAAAGAAAATACTACTTCTAAAGAAATAGATTGCGGAAACCATCCGATTCTAGGAGAACTCTTGAAACTCTCCGGTTGGGGATCGTCTCAGTTGGCCAACGATGTGGAGTGGCTAAGCGAGTTCCTGAGCGAATATCCCGAATTCAGAGAGTCACACATTCGAGCGTGTCGTGACTATCATTCCGGGAAAAGGCGTCACACCAAGTCGCAGTGGAAATCGCGTCTGCGAAACTGGATGAAGAACGAACGCATTTTCAGTCAAGGAGGTGGCAATGGAGACAAGCGCCAACCTGTTCGCGCCAATCAAGGAGCAGATCGAGAAAGGCCGAGGCCAGGACACCCCGATTATCGTGGTGGATGA
- a CDS encoding response regulator transcription factor, producing MMEGTTPLSDFARMVADELRATNGLYRITLAEFGDIATEPLRRRILTNRETEVLRLVSLGYGNKQVATALGISEQTIKNHMTSIMVKLEARDRTHAVAIAICNRWIPADVFEGSCDEDPRQRRKMVK from the coding sequence ATGATGGAAGGCACTACGCCGTTATCCGACTTCGCTCGAATGGTTGCTGATGAGCTGAGGGCTACGAATGGCCTGTACAGAATCACGCTGGCTGAATTTGGCGACATCGCGACCGAACCGCTTAGACGTCGGATTCTCACGAATCGAGAGACCGAAGTGTTGCGCCTGGTATCCCTCGGCTACGGCAATAAGCAGGTTGCGACCGCTTTGGGCATCAGCGAGCAGACGATCAAGAATCATATGACCTCTATTATGGTGAAACTCGAAGCGCGGGATCGGACTCATGCCGTGGCGATAGCCATATGCAACCGCTGGATACCGGCAGACGTGTTTGAGGGGTCCTGCGATGAGGATCCAAGGCAGAGACGTAAGATGGTGAAATAG
- a CDS encoding ATP-binding protein, protein METSANLFAPIKEQIEKGRGQDTPIIVVDDSPVRCPICKDLGWVVLDVPPWHEDFGKAFDCSCQAEKLKQKRWDRCGIPKDKRGETFDTFRKRKGTEEELEAAQALRDGRVQLVILTGNCGSGKTHLAHAVVIHALEMGGTAMIIRAADWLDDLKSAIKQDIASKDNSNPTTSADIMRNAANRIPVLAIDELKYRTNFDEETIDNLITRRINAGLRTIITSNFGPDDLRKVFPRVVSRSEDPRYGRCVWTTATDYRHELAEKAKRGDRRGGQ, encoded by the coding sequence ATGGAGACAAGCGCCAACCTGTTCGCGCCAATCAAGGAGCAGATCGAGAAAGGCCGAGGCCAGGACACCCCGATTATCGTGGTGGATGATTCGCCGGTCAGGTGCCCGATTTGTAAAGACCTTGGTTGGGTAGTCTTGGATGTTCCGCCATGGCATGAGGATTTCGGGAAAGCGTTCGATTGTTCTTGCCAAGCGGAGAAGTTGAAGCAAAAGCGCTGGGACAGATGCGGCATCCCGAAGGACAAGCGCGGAGAGACTTTTGACACATTCCGTAAGCGCAAAGGGACGGAGGAAGAGTTAGAGGCTGCGCAAGCCTTGAGGGACGGCAGGGTACAATTGGTGATACTCACTGGCAACTGCGGCAGCGGGAAAACCCACCTGGCTCATGCCGTCGTCATCCATGCGCTGGAGATGGGCGGAACGGCGATGATTATCAGGGCGGCCGACTGGCTGGATGACCTCAAGAGCGCGATCAAGCAGGACATCGCCTCAAAAGACAACAGCAATCCCACTACCTCGGCAGACATCATGCGCAACGCCGCCAACCGAATCCCGGTGCTGGCGATCGATGAGCTTAAATACCGCACCAACTTTGACGAGGAAACGATCGACAACCTGATCACTCGTCGAATCAACGCCGGTCTCAGGACGATCATCACCAGCAACTTTGGCCCTGACGATCTGCGGAAGGTATTCCCGCGCGTGGTGAGCCGATCCGAAGACCCGCGCTATGGTCGATGCGTGTGGACAACGGCGACCGACTACAGGCACGAATTGGCGGAGAAAGCGAAGAGAGGGGACCGTAGAGGTGGTCAGTAA